CCACCAAACCGACTCCCTAAACATCTCCGAAAAAAAATCTTTGTTTCGTTCAAAAAAATAAAAATGTCACCCCCGTTTGTCGGTCTGGTTAGGATAATACTTAATATTGTTAGACTTTTTCGTAGGAGACCCACTTCGACAATTCATGCAGCTTCCCTCTTCATCGCCAGATCAAAATGAGTTGCTAGCCGGCCTGAAAGCTGGCAGCGAGGCGATGTTCAAGCGCATTTATCAGCAATATTGGTCGCCTTTGTACGCGGTTGCCTACAATCACGTGCGCGACCGGATGGTGGCCGAAGAGATGGTGCAGGAATTGTTTACCAGGCTTTGGCTGAAACGGGACCAGATCAATATTCACTCATCTTTACAGGCGTACCTGTATAAGGCGATCCGTCATCAGGTTTATGATTATATCGACAAACAGCAGGTGCGGCAGCGTGTGCACGAAGAGATACTCAGTCAAAGCACCGAAGCCAATTA
This Dyadobacter sp. UC 10 DNA region includes the following protein-coding sequences:
- a CDS encoding RNA polymerase sigma-70 factor, which encodes MQLPSSSPDQNELLAGLKAGSEAMFKRIYQQYWSPLYAVAYNHVRDRMVAEEMVQELFTRLWLKRDQINIHSSLQAYLYKAIRHQVYDYIDKQQVRQRVHEEILSQSTEANYLTDETLDFQELQSQLAEAVDELPQPAQAVFRMSRQEYLSLNEIAGRLNVSSKAVEYHLTRALRILRFRLKDFVLLIYVCQMLG